The sequence GCAAGCTAATGGATGGGCATGTCAGCCCTTGGATTGTTGTGTAATTCAGAAGTTGTGTAGCCTTCAAGTTCCCTAGCAGGGGTATTGTTAGTTTCTGGGGTAAAGACTCCAGGTGCTataaatgtttctttcttttctgctCTGAAAGTCAAATATAGTATGCCAACCACATACAAAAGCATGAGGGGGAACACAATTAGCCCTATAAATATTGTAGCTACCTTGGGCAAATTATTGTCCACCAGCCACTCTCCAAAACCTGTGCTAAGATAGTATATATTGATGCCTATAATACCTAATCCAAGTATCCATGCAACAACTGCAATCTGCAATCAAAATTTTTAAGGGACATTTCAGTTTAAAACAAAATGTTGGATCCAATTCTGTCAGCACTGATGGTGTGAGGCATTTTGTTTTAAGAAATTTAGTTTGGAAAATGGTAGCTTACTGGAATTGGGTTTTTGTGGGCACCCATCTTTGTCTTGCTGCTTGTGAACTTTAACAGTGGGATCAAAGCAAATGGCAATTCAAATGACAATATCATCTGCATGAACAAGTATATGGAGAGAGTTAGCTAATTTGTTAAGGAACAGCAAAATCTAATTATAAATTTTGATGTTGTTATCAGGATTTAGCTGTGAAGTTTTTTAGTCAAATTTATGGATTCAGATTTtctgagtagtggttcacaagaactcatctctcatgagaatggaTGATATACTTAGCGCATTAATTGTAtttaggtgatgctcacagaggtgaagTATTAGACTTCCCTGGGAGGTCACCCATCTTAATACTACTCCAACTCTAGTTTGCTTAACCATAGAGTTTcacaaggttaaacccacttaatTTGCTGAATCCTGataacaatatcataatttgactttcCGTGAAAACTATCTTCTACCTATCAACTATAAATTTACCAAATAAACTGAATACATACCGAGGCAATAATAATTAGCTTTCCAGCACCAGAAGATCCAGAGATGATGGACACCGCTAAGCTTGGCACTATTGCAATGCAACGTGTTATAAGATTACGCAGCCATGTTTTTATTTTGAGGTCCAGAAATCCCTGTAAAAAATTTTCATGCAAatttttttcaaatggagtcagTGACTTAAGTATTTTCAAATTGGGGTTTTGATGGGGTCTGTAGAAATTTGAGTaggattttgaaaatgttttgggCATTTTACCTGCATCACATACTGCCCTGCATATGTTCCTGTGATGGTTGAGCTCTGACCAGATGCCAGCAGTGCAACTGCAAAAACCTTTGAGTTCCATTGCCCCAGAACATTCTGCACATATCGTAGAGACAGGATTTCAGAGCTAGTTAAAAGTGCATACAAATATGGAATCAACCCATGTTTCACGAAAGCGGTTCTGTTGCAAATTTGCAATCACTAATAATTGAATCATGAAAGATTCGTTCTCTAGAAATACAGTTTATtgcaaaaagaaaaatgattttttcaaAATGATGCTGTGGGGAACTGGAAATACCAATTTCATGAAAAAAAAATGGTTATTGTGGGAGAAATTCAAATGCAGAACAATCCAGAAAAAGGCAGGAAGGTAGGATCATCTTACTTTCAGAAGAAATGCGGATTTGTTGAGGTCCAAGTCACTACAGCTTGCAACGTCTTCAGGCGGTAAGTCAGACCTTGAACAAATCGCACCACTTACAGCGACAATAGACACATTTATTATGAATGAAACGAACAAAGCGATCGCACTTTCTGCAACAAAATACTTGTATGCCGACTGCAAGATAGAAAACCATTTTATTTTGGTTAAATGCCCTTCTTGTATTCAATTACACTAAGACATAAGTACTTTCTTGGTTAGATAAAACTCACATTAATTGCAGGAATAGAAGGTGGTACTTTCCGCGAGAGAACTAAGGCAGAATGAAGAAATAAGTTGTGCCTGCACATGGAGTTGTAAAGGATCAAACTTTAGCATTAGGTGTTTCGTGGAAGTACAGTCTGAGTTTGGCTTATTGCTGTGAAGGCATATGTGGTGGATATATTTGCAGTGGTGGTTTATATGTTTTATCAACCCATTCAAATCTAACATCAACTAATTGGGGCAGTCTTAAACCATACACATTAAGTAAGTCTGTAGAATGTTAGTTGACTTTAAGTGTTTAAAACTTTTAAATTTAGAAATATATTCTTAGTGTGATCAAATACATTAAGTAACATATAAAGCCTAAAAAATGTCAGTccaattctgagtgtttaacatttttaagccTAGAAATGTAAACTTAATATGCGtgctttaacattttttaaatctaaaaatgtAAACTTAATGTGTGGCTTAAACCttcccaattttttattttaataaagtaGCTGAACTTACGGCATAACGAGGGCTCCTAAAAGTGAAATGGCAAGACCAGTTGCCCCGTTTCCTGTTAGCCCAGGAACAAACATCCCTCTCACGATTTCTGTGGGATTAGCCTTTGCATATGCTAGCTCTCCAATAAAGCAGCCTAACATTATGAACACCAGTGCAGCCACAAACATCTCCAGTTTTCGGATCTACAGTTCATGATATTAGTTACCTTGATTAGAATTCAATAATTAAAAGAATTGGATGCATGAATGTAATTAGCACGAAAAAATTGGTTACCCCATATCGTTGCAATCCAAGAAGCAGAAGTGTGCTCAGCCCTGTTAGAAGAACCCCAGCCCATAGAGGTATGCGGAACAGCATGTTCAGTGCAAAAGCAGATCCAATAACTGCCATACAGTTAGACAACAACTAGTATTAGAAGGCATCAAAAAATTAGCGTTCATATATGCACCTATCCCTTGTCCTTGATGTGTTATATTGATAACAAACTAATCCATTGATGTTTAAAAATATTAACCTTCAGGAATGTCAGCTGCAATAACAGCCACTTCAGCTAGCATCCACAATATAAAGTTTAGTTTCCTAGGATACTCTGCTCTGTAATGTTCAGCAAGATGCATGCCTGGAACATAACCAAAATCCCATCAATGAACATAACATGTATTGACATAAAAATATGCATTCATGATATTCTTATCAATTTTCAAACTGAGACTTAACTGACCTGTACTGACTCCCAGTTTTGCTGCAAGAGATTGAATAATCAAGGCAAATACTGATGCCACAAGAATGATCCAGAGAAGCTACAAGCCAAGGCAAAAGAATCATGTATGATCTTTTATAATAGTTGTTTCCCAGATGATATTAAAACCAAATTACTTGaacatatacctcatatttgtacTGTGCACCAGCCTGCAAGTCAGTCTGCACTGAGACACATTGAAAAAATAGCAGTAAACAATCAGTTATATTAACAATTAAGTTATTAACACAAACACATATCTAGAAGGCTGGTTTGAGATTCACAGTAACTTACAGTTTCCAGGATCAAGATATGCTATGCACACCAGAAATCCAGGTCCAATAAACTCTAACAAATTCCTCCACCATGACTTCTGTAATAGTTTACAACTTATAAATAATTAGAGGCAAATATATTAGACATCTGGCACTATAAAAGGACTAAAGCTGAAGCAAAGAGAGTGCTTAACACTATGACATATAAGAAAGAAGGAAAAGCTGAAGTGAAGAGACTGTTTAACACTGTGACACATAATAAGAAGAAAACAAATTAAAGTACTATCTACAAAATGAATGTTCATGGTTTTCCAATTAACTGTAGAAAAACTATGATGTGACTTCAAAAAAGTATAACAAGAGATACAATCAAGGCTTCTAGGATGGTGTACAAAGAACTTGTATAATAACTTCAGTCAATTATTTTCCCTTTAGAAAATTGCTTAAAATGAAACAAATGTATTTCATATTAGATTTATACACTTCTGGTTTAAACTGTGTAACCTTTTcatcatcaacgtttcagatcatatcatatgatccatcatcaggattttTTGCTGTCTATCTCTATCGATTTCTTTCATTTTAATGATGGATCATATAATatgatctcaaatcttgatgatgAAAAGGTTTTACACACAGTTTAGACCAAAAGTAGATAAATTTAACATGATGAACTGTAGAAATTACATGACTCTAAATGTATTTCAAATCACAAACTCTGATATAAATGGCGGTTGTCCTGTTTCTCAGTCTACCTCTTTCTGGGTCTTACTGATGGGCAATGCTCCTCCCTCTGAAGTAACCCAGGACTCGGTAGTTTTCTTAGCTTCTGCATTAGTGTCTCTCAA is a genomic window of Cryptomeria japonica chromosome 7, Sugi_1.0, whole genome shotgun sequence containing:
- the LOC131029651 gene encoding metal transporter Nramp6.1, with the protein product MEVESENHQLRDTNAEAKKTTESWVTSEGGALPISKTQKEKSWWRNLLEFIGPGFLVCIAYLDPGNLQTDLQAGAQYKYELLWIILVASVFALIIQSLAAKLGVSTGMHLAEHYRAEYPRKLNFILWMLAEVAVIAADIPEVIGSAFALNMLFRIPLWAGVLLTGLSTLLLLGLQRYGIRKLEMFVAALVFIMLGCFIGELAYAKANPTEIVRGMFVPGLTGNGATGLAISLLGALVMPHNLFLHSALVLSRKVPPSIPAINSAYKYFVAESAIALFVSFIINVSIVAVSGAICSRSDLPPEDVASCSDLDLNKSAFLLKNVLGQWNSKVFAVALLASGQSSTITGTYAGQYVMQGFLDLKIKTWLRNLITRCIAIVPSLAVSIISGSSGAGKLIIIASMILSFELPFALIPLLKFTSSKTKMGAHKNPIPIAVVAWILGLGIIGINIYYLSTGFGEWLVDNNLPKVATIFIGLIVFPLMLLYVVGILYLTFRAEKKETFIAPGVFTPETNNTPARELEGYTTSELHNNPRADMPIH